A segment of the Cryptosporidium parvum Iowa II chromosome 5, whole genome shotgun sequence genome:
ATGTTAGCTCTGCCATTGGAGTAGCTACACATTCGGCGGGAAATATAGAGGcaaatattacaaatgGTGGAAACCCAGTAATTTTGCCTTCGCCATTAACCACAGCTTCTACTGCTCCTACAGCGCCTAGCACCCCAACTGCTACACCTACATCCAATACAACTCATATGGAGACAACAAATAAACTTTCTGTGGCTGGTGTTTGTagcaataatattgaaaatacaaATGCTAATGATACAGAAAATATTGCATGCAAGACTTCTATGGAATTTACGTGTGCTCCAACAACTCAAAAAGTTGCGCAAGTTTTATCTTCTACCAATGAAAATACTGGTAATGGCAGTATAATGCTAGATACAGTGGCTTTAGATAAGTCGATTCAGGGAGAAAAGTAGTAAATTCACTTTTAATActgaaagaattaatacTTGAATGATTTAGAgttcaacaaaaaaaacaaataaatagtaGCTTTGATATATTATAGTTAAGTTTATTATAAATCTAGAGTGACTAAGGTATAATAACTATTGCAAACTTCAAGAATGTgcttaatattatttacttgATTTTATAAGTAGAAAAAAGTGGTATTGAAACATTtctattttcattaattactATATGGTGTTTAAATATAGTCATTAATTCTATATAGTAATACATCACCTTTATCGTTACCAGTTGCTAAATACCCACCATATTCTGAAAAATCCATTGAAGTTACGTATTTTAAAGGAGTTCTTGCTGTAGGCCAATTGCTGTATACATGTCCAGTGTATAAGTTAATCAACTTTAAAGAATCCTTTGTCCATTTTGATGAGATTGCAGCAATTTCATTTCTGGGATGTATTGCCATACTAGTAATGCTAGTACATATGTTATCAATAGTAAACCTCGGAGTCTTAAatatagaattaatatttggattttcAGATTTATCTTGagttttttgaatattatcatccaatgaataaatattcacGAATCCAGTTGTAGATCCTGTCATAATAtaggaagaagaaatagCTCTTCTTTGAACCTTACTTTTATAAGATGAAACAATACTAGTTATACATAAAGAACCATAATCTACAATTCTTTCTCTGCATCTTCCAGTATTAATATcccaaatataaatttcaCCAGTGTTACTAGTCGATATAATCTTGTCATTTTCTAATGGATGAAAGGCCAAGCCAGTAACACTATCATTCATTTTAAAAGAACGAACAAGTTGTTTAGTTTGTTCATCCAAAACTAAAATTGTACCATTAGATGTAGATAATCCAATATAAGATTTATCAAGTCCTTCGCTTTTTTGAATGGTTAGATTCCAATATCTTTTATCTTTTCTTCCTGCGATTCCAGGTAAAAAGTTGATCTTTCCttctaataaatcaaatactCCAATTCTTGCACGCGGACCTAAAAACATCATTTCTTCAGTGGAACTTGTGAATCTTGACTCGTATATTGGaaaatcatcaaaaaataaagaagaaattaatttattttcaattccaTCAACATTAAACAACTTAATCTTCTTGTCCCAGCCACTAACTGATAACAATGATAcattatttccattttcaatatgTTGTCCTTTATGGAACTCAAGTGATTTAACAACACATCCACTAGGAGATTGTATATTAGCATTAGttaatcttttaatatcaatCTTTGATTGGctaataatactttttccacttttaattaatttatcattCTTTCTACTTTTGTAatcttgaatatatttgtaaatCTTACCAGtttttactttattaaatgtttCTAAATTACTTAAAGAATCAGatttgatattatttacaCTTTCTTGATCTAAATGATCAGTATCAActgattcaaatatttcttttcttgCTTTGTAAATCCATTCATTACCTTTTGTCttaaaaactttattttgGTGAAACTCTCTTAATCTTTTCGAGTATTCTTTTCCATCTATTGACTTTTCTCCATCCACTTTTCTTAATTTCCTTAACTTTAAATTATcagaaatatcaatttcaaCATTTTCATCATCGGAATCACACCAAACTCTAGAGCTCTTTTGAACCTTCTGTACCTCCTCCATTTTGAAAGATTGTGTTATTTTGCctctttcttctttttaatgTTTTATACGTAATTTCCTACTCACTTCAACAAGAATTCTGACACTTAACCTTCTAAAATCTGTTCCTCCTTTATTTAAAACTTAtgtttaaaaaaaaaa
Coding sequences within it:
- a CDS encoding WD40 repeat protein, producing the protein MEEVQKVQKSSRVWCDSDDENVEIDISDNLKLRKLRKVDGEKSIDGKEYSKRLREFHQNKVFKTKGNEWIYKARKEIFESVDTDHLDQESVNNIKSDSLSNLETFNKVKTGKIYKYIQDYKSRKNDKLIKSGKSIISQSKIDIKRLTNANIQSPSGCVVKSLEFHKGQHIENGNNVSLLSVSGWDKKIKLFNVDGIENKLISSLFFDDFPIYESRFTSSTEEMMFLGPRARIGVFDLLEGKINFLPGIAGRKDKRYWNLTIQKSEGLDKSYIGLSTSNGTILVLDEQTKQLVRSFKMNDSVTGLAFHPLENDKIISTSNTGEIYIWDINTGRCRERIVDYGSLCITSIVSSYKSKVQRRAISSSYIMTGSTTGFVNIYSLDDNIQKTQDKSENPNINSIFKTPRFTIDNICTSITSMAIHPRNEIAAISSKWTKDSLKLINLYTGHVYSNWPTARTPLKYVTSMDFSEYGGYLATGNDKGDVLLYRINDYI